The sequence below is a genomic window from Corythoichthys intestinalis isolate RoL2023-P3 chromosome 17, ASM3026506v1, whole genome shotgun sequence.
aagcattgaataaaaacgagcatttttctacgttattcttctttaaaaataattcgcatTATGAAGacggcacggtgggacagtaacatgtttaaaacttgctTAAAGTTGGTTTAAAACATGCTTTAGTCATTTCAATTCAGTTCAGCGTTtgcattattaattttttttacgccaatatttacattttcacTGCAAATAATATCGGTTATATGTAAAATCGGTTATTGCCCCTCGAGCTACTAATGATCGGTATCAGTCCTGAGAAACTCATATTCGTCGATCTCTTGTAATGTAGCGTGAATTCACTGTCAATTCACTTTCCCCAATTTCAATTCCACAGAAAACTACACCCTACTGTCACGGGTGAGGAACAAGCCGTACGACGTGTTCGGCTGCTGGCTCAATGAGACCCATTTGATCTCTGGCAACCTGCACTGGATCGGAAACATGACGTCCTGCTCTGTGCTCTGGCTCAATAAAGCCTTCCAGGTGAGTCTGCTGGTgctgtctaaaaatagcataccGCACGAATTCTATTTTTAGACCCCATGGCTGTGTGCcatcaccatcgtaaaccacatacaacccatgctagtactACTTGTTTTCtgttggtaatctttcaaaaaagaacataccgagtaaacactgctgctgtggAACTTGTacaaatgactctagacattacgacatttgaaggatgttttcttcagagatgtaagacaaccagaggatacaatatataagaaagactggGCATatagtggtaaaggatagcttgtggaaacaggagaatgtcattgtcagtggcgtaaggtaatgcacacaagaaaaaggtatcgataaaaaagctacctctggatcaagtCGTCTCTttgtcccgtctttttcagtgttcaaaaactcaagccatctctttaatttaacatttgtatgtttttccacatctttacAAGTAAAATTGGCACCAGgggcatcattttcggacagaattggtaggtttagctcagtaaacatttcGTTCGTACACCATTTACATTAATCTAGCATGTGGGACAAATGCAAGCTTGAcgcccctagcaacagttgctaacgtcatgaatattacttAGCAAAGGTGACGTGCTACTTAGGGTACACTATTGAAATGTTCTACAAGATGCTAAAACATTAAAATCTGCTTAGATTTAGGATTTTTCACCCTTTACGTGCCACATTTGTTTCTACAGAATAATCAGGTTTTATATCAATATTTCCAAGGTTGTAGCTTGAAAATCGTAAGAAATCAAAACATAATTACTGTCAATGACAAACTATCAAATATATAAATTTGCTCTCACAAGCGTCCACTCTCTTGCTCTCTGTTATGATTCCGCTACAACTTCTTCTGAGGGGGGCGGTTTTCGAATTTATAAAATCCAAAACCTCTGACGTCCGTCATCTTCAGCTGCAAAGCAGCAACTACACGTAGTGTCATATTTGCAAATGACTTGTCAAATTTAGCAATGTTTCTAGTCACAATTTTGCAACGAATTTGCATAAAGTGTTAAGAAACCAATACCCCAAAAAGcccaagaagaagaaaaacactCTTACAGGGTTCGTACGTGTCCTTCAAGTCACAGTTTAATCTGGTTGGCAGCCATTCCTCTCGGTTTTGTCGCCGCTAGGATTCGGCCTACTCTGCTGGCTCTCGATTGACTACCCTTGTTACACAAGAGAACAACCACTTATTTTAAGGCGTAGGATGGATTGTAAAAGCCTTTTAAAGAGCATTACTAGTTTCAGTGTGAACGGTATagttatttgttgttgttgtgaactacatttccatacAAACGTTCATCGAGATATCATGTAGCTTTGAAACTGGAGGTGTGAAagccatttttcgagtgtcccaaacttcAAGGAAGCGCGTTTTTCAAGGTTTCCTCGGCCATGACGTGTGTGTCTCCGTCCACCGAACAGCGTGCTATCACTACGCCAGCTCCACACTATCGGTCGCGTTcaaagtttgccacaaaacgCTCACTGCCGATGGGAACACACCCTCTCAGGGGGTGTTAGCGCACAGTTCATACTAAATTTCTCTAGCCTCCGGGGTcgtagaacattttggaagacgtTTGCGTACTGATGAGAAGGCACCATATTTAACTTATGTCTCATCGTAAAAGGAAAAAATTAACTTTGGGATAATGTGTAATATGTACTGGAAAGATTGGTCTTGAAAGTCCTTAAAAACTTCTTGAGTTTGGTCATGAAAAAGGTCTTTCTCTGATGTACTCCCACGTTCCAAAATACTTGTATGTTAACATTTAGAGAGAATGGCCCAATGCTGCAAGTGGTTGTTGGTCTATACGTACCATGTGATCAACTAGCGATCAGTCCAGGATCATAGATCCGAAATATCGGACCACTATTTCCAGGTTGGCTAGCACTCTCCACATAGTTGAGTTGTCGCTCATCTTGAACAGGATATCGAGTCTGAGAACGTCAACGTGGTGAAGCGCCTTTTTAAGATCCAGAACATCAACGCCAGCACCATCCGCACCGTCATGGTGGCCCACTGCCGGCGTCACGACAACCCCGACCTGCTGCTGGACTACGACGCTCAGTCTCAGGCCCGCAGGCAGAAAGGCCTACAGCAGGAGCCGCACCAGCCGCTACTGTTCGACTTGGGAACGTCCGATAGCGAAGATGAAGACGAAGGGGACGCGGCTGGCCCGAAAGACTGCAGGTGTCACGGCTCGCCCGCCGTCTCCAGCCTGGAGCATTTGAAACAGGTGATGATGTACAAATTGGGGAGAATGAGATTGGTTGTCACAGTTTTTACTCTTTCATTAATAGCTTCACATCAACACATTTTGGGATAGTCATTCATTCGTcttgtgctgtcaatggcagacaataaggtaaaaaataatatttgttcttcctctggccaagaTTCACCCTCCCACCAGTAAatctatcactagtagacgtcaatGTCAGAAAATTATTTAGACAGTGTCTGACAAAGCTATAATAGCAATTACAAGCATATAGtaatttcatattttaaaaaatgcttataAATTCTTTTCCAAAACTTTGTATCGGTATAGTGTTGGCATCTGCCTATACTGCACAGCCTGGTGTCGGAATTGGAATCAGGacccaaaaaaatggtatcggtgcaacactaatatctTGGGTttgatttagtgctgcaacaattaatcgattgactcgagtattcgattagaaaaaaagatttgaattaaattttgctgcttccagtattcgtttaattaaagtgccgttgtaatggtttattttgaaagtgtttgcattgttttattgatttgggtggatacactgccctctggtctgcctcatttcacatggctgaatccagctgctgcaTGTTaacaccaacataagccaagttttagtttgagctaatgttttttttttaatgcattcgtaatttagtggatacactgccctctggtctgcctcatttcacatggctgaatccagctgctgcaTGTTaacaccaacataagccaagttttagtttgagctaatgtttttttttaatgcattcgtaatttagtttatataggtatatttagccattttctgtgggaatatgtgcctaaatcatttgttaagagcattgttaaaaaaaacgtcAGTGTTtaaaagcatttaagctagcggactattgctatgtaagttagccaattgttcttttgttgtacatggatattttttctacagtttgaggctcagctcaggtattttaatttttcatgttccttatccgataactcgattattcgaactaactagttcatcaattaatcgactactaaaataatcgatagctgcagccctagtttgatTTTACATCCTTTtgattttttaaccctttttaaaagtattttagaaTTATTTAATACAATAACTTATTATCAATCAAAACTTCCTGACACTTTGTGATAGCCATCCCCATTCTGGGGTTACTTGTCCCTTATTTAAATgggattttctttaaaaatgttgTCAGTCTTCAAATGAAATTTAAGTgtactttattaattaatagGAATCCATTATAATGTTACCATAAGAACAGGCATTTTAACAGAACACATCCATTTATTCTAGTTATTGCGCTCAAGAACTCATTTAGTAGTCAATCAACACAAAATTGAGTCCAGAACTGAACAGCAACATCTTGTCCAATAGCTATTCACTATCCGAAAAGCAGTGATGACAGACATGTGGTCGGCAGGCTTCAAATATGctaattattcatttatttatttaataaattctATTCATACGCTCTAACAAACCTGAAATTTCTTCGGAAACAATTTCACTGTGCCTTgtacagaaaaagaaaaaaataaaaacaaaaaacaaaaaaacttttaactgTTGATATTGTTTCAAAAGCCCCAACTAATGTTTTTGGCTAAATGCTAATAAACAGCTAGCCAGTTGCTTCCTAGCTAAATAATGTGAATCAAAACTAGTTATTAATCCTCATGCTTTTGTGGTAACACAATTTATACAGGCGGTTAAAAAGTGAAGACTTTAAAGCTTTGACCTCAAAAAGTAAGTTCCTCTCACCTCAGAAGTGATGTGACATAAAGATATTTTGTTGGCGCAGTTCTCGTCACTTAATTACTGATATTTCCTAACgctgcactgcaaaaacacacctccttaaaactagtaaaATTCCCTAgtattcagtgtaaatctactagaaatgagtaaaattatctgccagtgcttcaagtaaattttactcacttaagGTTTCTGAAATTAGCTTATttacagctagctatttttcttaagaCTCATTTTAAAggataaattagtatatttaatcttaaaaaaaagcttgtttgtcagaaatattCTTAATACAAGAATAGGTATCGTTCAAGACATTAtctgaaagcaaatttttcttgatttaggtgaaaaatgaccaacttttagatgtatgggtttaataagaacaaatagaaatatttacttgaagtaagtggaataatgtgACGCAGTAATCTGTTaactcaggggtccccaaactttttcctgtgagggccacataacttttcccttctctgatgaggggccggggtcagtaacagaaaaagtgtgatgattTCAGGAGcgccaaaatgtaaaaaattattgtttttcagaaagcaagaatcaaataaccctttctggattcttcacggaacaaaagtaaataaaataaaaaaaattatataatataataataataacactattaattaaatagataataaccaaatggccctctctgagttcttctcagaaaaaggccaggaaataaataacactattgagaaaaataaaataaaataaaaacataagaatgcactctggtattgttcagggggccggaccaaatgtggaggcgggccgtatttgcccTGCGGGCCGtactttggggacccctgtgttaactagtctttaatgcttaatttgtaaagcgtggcagggcaggatgagtgcataaaaggtaaaaaaggAAGTGGACCTCCACTTATGCTCTTTTAACGgactaaaatgaaataaatccaGCTCAACCAGTCGTCACTCGGGAGTGCAACGGGCCACGCACACATGATCCCACATGACTCCCCAAAAAGTAGGTAgcaactgaagaagaaagtggcgTCACCGTGTGGTGGATGTCCTAAGGAAGAAAAAGGATCACAGaagtgactgttgattgattgaaatcaagatggagaaaattatttgactacatTTAAGGAACACAATctgattaagatgttataaatttgtAGTGTGCCCTCTGGTGGTCAAGTTATGGGATTTGTTACAACCAACCTGTGTGACAACCAATCCCGTCTCCGTTTACAACTTGATTGCTTCTCTAGCAAGGCTCGAGTTGACGTTGACTCAGTGTGTGCTCATGTTCTCCACGTTAGACTGGTAAGAATTTGGAGCCCAGCCAGGTGGCCGTTGAGAGACAAGTGGCTCAGATGATGGGCCGGACTCACACCAAAGCACCAGATTCCGATATAATGGAGACCTCAGAGCTCGGCGACGGAGAGGACAAGACTTACTTATTGTTTACCACCGGCAGCCTTACATACTCTCCTCACCAGATAGGTGAGTGTGTTTTGCGTCATCGCTGTCGAGCGGCCGTTATAGCACTTTTGTGGGCTCCAGGCATTAAGAGGATCAAGCCGGACCAGATGACTACCTGCGGACCCGTGCTCGGAGAAGAACGCAGCACCGAGGAGTTCTTCGACTCGCTGGACCATGTCATCGATATCCACGGGCACATCATTGGGATGGGTCTCTCTCCAGACAACCGGTCAGTATAAGAGCCCATCGACCGATCACGTATCACTGTCCGAGAGAACCCTTCGGGCGCTTGTTTATGATGGTTTCACCTTTGTGCGGGCCAAATCAGGTACCTCTACGTGAACAGTCGGGCGTGGCCCGCGGGCTGCGTGATTTCTGACCCTATGTCTCCGCCCCCCATCGCCGAGGAGATTGACCTTCACGTGATTGACCTTAAGAGTTTGAGGGAGGAGCGACGTAGCCTCCGAGCCCACAGAGCCTTCACGCCCAACGACGAGTGCTTCTTCATCTTCCTCGACGTCAGCAGAGACTTTGTTGCCAGGTGAGTCGCCGATGCTCAATCACACGAACGGGCTGAAACGATCCATCAGATAACCTGATAACCCTTTGTAAGGCAATTGTTTAACTTattgagtgccattgacaatgctagacttacaatccattttgactgcgagAGTTGGCAGCGATCGTTTGATCAAACGtttgtcattgtcaatggcactgaaagagtttatAACAGTAGTGTAGCTTTGGGATCATAAAATTACAACTTCATATTCTGACAAAATATCCAaaagcaatattttttttgaaaatataaacctttttttcccccatatacTGAGATGAGGTTTTTGCAGGTCATTTTAAAGCATGAAGTCTTTCAgtggattttgtcaaaattcagggattcaggcattaaaaacattaaaatgcattaaactaaatgtttgaGGCATTAAGAAATCTATAAAACTTgctagttattattttttttacattatttattagACTTCATATGCTATGACCTAGCTGGGATATGGGAACAAAAGATCATTACAGGATTAGAGAGCCAATACTgtcggctacccgataatattgGCCACTGAacgcattttaaaatgttataagataatatcgacatcggtccttcattatcggttttgggtcaATATGCATGTTGTTTTCAAAATGAATTTTCCTTTGTATAagagctggtcacagcttaccacagcagttatgcttattgaccttaagatgtctccaaactaaggctaggttcataccggagGTCTTAGTGCACAgttccaattttttgtcatgtattttttggcgtgcccgttcagagcgCCTTTGTCCATTAAGCCCTTACAAGCATCACAcatgtgcactaattcgcagtctgagaTGTACTGTGCAAACTGACccacaggagcatcaaaacaaatgctggCTTGACGTCATATTAGGgtaatcatattttgctttctaaaaagaggacacaaataaaagacataaataatccttatttagtcttatattcaaagtagatATGATTTAATAGCATGCAAGCtctgtgcgtgcatgacgcacacatataCGGACAGTTTGCTTGCACGGCCAAGAGTCggggcaatcttgaaatatggcTTATTTGGAGCACAGAACCCCCCCACATCCAAATTTTATTctatatgactgttgtcaagctcgcgTCTTCCTTAAAAGCTGCGTTCAAGCCAGGCGCTAACGGTAATCCATAGCTCCATCGCTAACGTGCCCCgtttcgctctttgctgacgtaattgctgcgtgAATTCTGATCTggaggacttgacagttcagactgtaGACACATTctagaaaaatgtggcccacatCGGATTTTaaacacatacgaaagtgatctAGATCAGATTtggaatggtccacttttatgtgacctgtcccgttcagaccgttaaGTTGATGCCTGACTCAAGttagaaaaacacgaaaaaatgggatttgtgcattaagacctgcggtatgaacctagcctaggaTGCTTGGGGTTTGTTAAGTCAGCAGACCATTTAAATTCATGGTGCAATAACTAAAtgaacaatatacagtggtatggagcttttttttctgagccttttggaatatctcatatttctgcatgaaatcacaatcaaatgtgatccagggattcccctatattcaacagat
It includes:
- the fbxw5 gene encoding F-box/WD repeat-containing protein 5, which translates into the protein MECGPLLPDILVLEIFLHLPHDAVLRAGLTCRQWLAVSRDEFLWRELFYSYYRIPRAVPRHPAAVSWYKEFRRLFDCIPCVEVQTLREHSDQVLHLAFSHRGHRFSSCSKDCTVKLWDTERSDGNISLVHSSSMRQFNWGYTQFSQFNADDSLLLVSGVYLGPHHSCSGEIAVLSLENYTLLSRVRNKPYDVFGCWLNETHLISGNLHWIGNMTSCSVLWLNKAFQDIESENVNVVKRLFKIQNINASTIRTVMVAHCRRHDNPDLLLDYDAQSQARRQKGLQQEPHQPLLFDLGTSDSEDEDEGDAAGPKDCRCHGSPAVSSLEHLKQTGKNLEPSQVAVERQVAQMMGRTHTKAPDSDIMETSELGDGEDKTYLLFTTGSLTYSPHQIGIKRIKPDQMTTCGPVLGEERSTEEFFDSLDHVIDIHGHIIGMGLSPDNRYLYVNSRAWPAGCVISDPMSPPPIAEEIDLHVIDLKSLREERRSLRAHRAFTPNDECFFIFLDVSRDFVASGAEDKHGYIWDRHYNICLARLAHDDVVNSVAFSPADQELLLSASDDATVKVWRSPRAVRMARDAARTRRRPGLLSSWLHRGRTLNGKL